One part of the Nitrosophilus kaiyonis genome encodes these proteins:
- a CDS encoding 1-aminocyclopropane-1-carboxylate deaminase/D-cysteine desulfhydrase: MILNNSPIQKLSFKNYNFYIKRDDLIDVDFSGNKARKFYFFLKKSFPKVKKVISYGSMQSNAMYSLSVLAKMKKWEFEYYTRINEKLLENPSGNLKAALENGMKILDIRHWILDIGNKNLLSECKIKDDTLIIPEGGRCKEAEFGIALLAEEIIEWANEKNIKKLNIFLPSGTGTTALFLQKNLFQFQIPNSQLQVFTVPCVGDKEYLKKQFFALEKNEKFHPVIIEPPRKYKFGKLYKELYEIWLELKEKTGIEFDLLYDPTGFITLMNSSLITKNSPLLYIHQGGLKGNETMIERYKSKFGKIIK, translated from the coding sequence TTGATTTTGAATAACTCTCCTATACAAAAACTCTCATTTAAAAACTACAATTTTTATATAAAAAGAGATGATTTAATCGATGTAGATTTTAGTGGAAATAAAGCAAGAAAATTTTATTTTTTTCTAAAAAAAAGTTTTCCTAAAGTAAAAAAAGTTATATCTTATGGTTCAATGCAATCCAATGCTATGTATTCACTTTCAGTTTTAGCAAAAATGAAAAAGTGGGAGTTTGAATATTATACAAGGATAAATGAAAAACTTTTAGAAAATCCCTCTGGAAACTTAAAGGCAGCTCTTGAGAATGGGATGAAAATTTTAGACATTAGACATTGGATATTGGACATTGGGAATAAGAATCTATTAAGTGAGTGTAAAATAAAAGATGATACTTTAATAATTCCAGAAGGGGGAAGATGTAAAGAAGCAGAGTTTGGAATTGCTTTACTGGCAGAAGAGATTATTGAATGGGCAAATGAAAAAAATATAAAAAAATTAAATATATTTTTACCATCTGGAACTGGCACAACTGCACTTTTTTTGCAAAAAAATCTATTCCAATTTCAAATTCCTAATTCCCAATTACAAGTTTTTACAGTCCCTTGCGTAGGAGACAAAGAGTATCTCAAAAAGCAATTCTTTGCTCTTGAAAAAAATGAAAAATTTCATCCTGTTATAATTGAGCCTCCAAGAAAATATAAATTTGGCAAACTTTATAAAGAGTTATATGAGATTTGGTTAGAGTTAAAAGAAAAAACAGGTATTGAATTTGATCTTTTGTATGATCCAACAGGTTTTATCACTCTTATGAACTCATCACTAATTACTAAAAATTCTCCACTTTTATATATTCATCAGGGTGGATTAAAAGGAAATGAAACAATGATAGAAAGATACAAGTCAAAGTTTGGTAAAATCATAAAATAA
- a CDS encoding GGDEF domain-containing response regulator, which translates to MKYESFKNLTFLFVEDEESIRENIYEILSPLFKKIYLAKDGKEGLEIYENHQEIDLIITDIMMPNLDGISMVEKIREINKEIPIIYVTAFSESDLLLKTIKQKISGYILKPIDIEELLEAISRANEVIEAKRLREKLKDINRFLKREIEKKTEELKRIAFYDKLTALPNRNSLIRDLKNIKEPIVLILDIDNFKTINDIYGIENGNYVLKEFSQFLKIFEKKYDGKFYRSGSDEFVFLQDQLFDEKKFKKFVEEILEYISSQKIYIKNYDLDIYLDVTIGIGYGKDNPLEKADMALSKAIKHNQRFNIFKEDDKLRKEYEHYMDILKIIKIAIKNNRVIPFFQSIVDKDGKIIYYEALMRLENSGDYLIPSQFLEISKKAKLYNQLSNIMIEKSMQVAKDLNKVISINLSYQDLDNKKNIEFILEKLNYYDIGRNIIFEITENEAIKDFNNILLFIKKIKKINAKVAIDDFGSGYSNFEYLLKMKPDMIKIDGSLIQEIVLNKEAEYIVETISHFSKQLNTQTIAEFVSSKEIFEKLKKLNIDKFQGFYFDKPKNFLS; encoded by the coding sequence ATGAAATATGAAAGTTTTAAAAATTTAACATTTTTATTTGTAGAAGATGAAGAATCTATAAGAGAAAATATTTATGAAATATTATCCCCTCTGTTTAAAAAAATATATTTAGCCAAAGATGGAAAAGAGGGGCTTGAGATTTATGAAAATCATCAAGAAATCGATCTTATAATTACAGATATTATGATGCCAAATTTAGATGGAATTTCAATGGTAGAAAAGATTCGAGAGATTAATAAAGAAATTCCAATAATTTATGTTACTGCTTTTAGCGAGTCAGATCTTCTTTTAAAAACGATAAAACAAAAAATTAGCGGCTATATTTTAAAACCAATCGATATAGAAGAGTTATTAGAAGCAATTTCAAGAGCCAATGAAGTTATAGAAGCTAAAAGACTAAGAGAAAAATTAAAAGATATTAATAGATTTTTAAAAAGAGAAATTGAGAAAAAAACAGAAGAGTTAAAAAGAATAGCTTTTTATGATAAGTTAACTGCTCTTCCAAATAGAAATTCTCTAATTAGAGATTTGAAAAATATAAAAGAACCAATTGTTTTGATTTTGGATATTGATAATTTTAAAACCATAAATGATATCTATGGCATAGAGAATGGGAATTATGTTTTAAAAGAATTTTCTCAATTTTTAAAAATTTTTGAAAAAAAATATGATGGAAAATTTTATCGCTCAGGTTCAGATGAGTTTGTATTTTTGCAAGATCAACTTTTTGATGAAAAAAAATTTAAAAAATTTGTTGAAGAGATTTTAGAGTATATATCCTCGCAAAAAATATATATAAAAAATTATGATTTAGACATATATTTAGATGTAACTATTGGTATTGGATATGGGAAAGATAATCCTTTAGAAAAAGCTGATATGGCTTTAAGTAAAGCTATAAAACATAACCAAAGATTTAATATATTTAAAGAGGATGATAAATTAAGAAAAGAGTATGAACATTATATGGATATTTTAAAAATAATTAAAATAGCTATAAAGAATAATAGAGTCATTCCATTTTTTCAATCAATAGTAGATAAAGATGGAAAAATCATATATTATGAAGCTTTAATGAGACTTGAAAATAGTGGTGATTATTTGATTCCTTCTCAGTTTTTAGAAATTTCAAAAAAGGCAAAATTGTATAATCAACTATCAAATATTATGATAGAAAAATCTATGCAAGTTGCTAAGGATTTAAATAAAGTTATAAGCATAAATCTCTCATATCAAGATTTAGATAATAAAAAAAATATTGAATTTATTCTAGAAAAATTAAATTATTATGATATAGGTAGGAATATAATTTTTGAGATAACGGAAAATGAGGCAATAAAAGATTTTAATAATATTTTGCTATTTATTAAAAAAATTAAAAAGATAAATGCTAAAGTTGCTATTGATGATTTTGGTAGCGGTTATTCCAATTTTGAATATCTATTAAAAATGAAGCCAGATATGATAAAAATTGATGGTTCTTTAATTCAAGAAATTGTATTAAATAAAGAAGCAGAATATATAGTTGAGACAATATCTCACTTTTCTAAACAGTTAAATACTCAAACTATAGCTGAATTTGTATCTTCAAAAGAGATTTTTGAAAAATTAAAAAAATTAAATATTGATAAATTTCAAGGATTTTATTTTGATAAACCTAAAAATTTTTTAAGTTGA
- a CDS encoding inorganic phosphate transporter codes for MELKYIPEVKRAKKFDIRDAARIAIAFVFILGVMWYVSVYASGIENKTLLIVAAIFGGYMAMNIGANDVANNVGPAVGSGALTMMGAIIVAAIFEAAGALIAGADVVGTIRKGIIDPNLIANTRVFIWIMLAALLAGAIWLNLATAMGAPVSTTHSIVGGVMGAGIAAAGFGMVNWPTMGKIAASWVISPVLGGLIAALFLYIIKKNVIFQEKKIEAAKKWVPIYISIMSWAFASYLIVKGLKHIVKVPLPLAIIIGFGIAVLIFFFVKPLIAKKAQSLANERESINILFTIPLIFSAALLSFAHGANDVANAVGPLAGISDAIMSGEFAKKAPIPFWVMLVGALGISIGLALYGPKLIRKVGSEITELDQIRAFCIALAAAITVIVASALGLPVSSTHIAVGGVFGVGFLREYLLRLEEKEKKTEEELVEEFKEAHLEKEMEKLQEYERALESLGDLKKADPFVVKALIEKINREKEVIAKLEHGEIKLTKIEKKALKAVKKYELVKRSALKMIVAAWLITVPAAAILAAMIYFMIRGILLP; via the coding sequence TTGGAACTCAAATACATTCCAGAGGTCAAAAGAGCCAAAAAGTTTGATATAAGGGATGCTGCAAGGATTGCTATTGCATTTGTTTTTATACTTGGAGTAATGTGGTATGTTTCTGTATATGCAAGTGGGATAGAAAATAAAACATTGTTAATTGTAGCTGCTATATTTGGCGGCTATATGGCAATGAATATTGGTGCAAATGATGTTGCAAATAATGTTGGTCCTGCAGTTGGAAGTGGAGCTTTGACAATGATGGGAGCAATAATAGTTGCTGCAATTTTTGAAGCAGCTGGAGCTTTGATAGCAGGAGCAGATGTTGTTGGTACAATTAGAAAAGGAATTATTGATCCAAATTTAATAGCAAATACTAGGGTATTTATTTGGATAATGCTTGCTGCATTGCTTGCTGGAGCTATTTGGTTAAATCTTGCTACCGCTATGGGTGCTCCAGTTTCAACTACCCACTCAATTGTTGGTGGGGTAATGGGCGCTGGAATTGCAGCAGCTGGTTTTGGAATGGTTAATTGGCCTACAATGGGGAAAATTGCAGCTTCTTGGGTTATATCACCTGTCCTTGGCGGATTAATTGCTGCTCTATTTTTATATATCATAAAGAAAAATGTTATTTTTCAAGAGAAAAAAATTGAAGCTGCTAAAAAATGGGTTCCAATCTATATATCTATAATGAGTTGGGCTTTTGCAAGCTATTTGATTGTAAAAGGTTTAAAGCATATTGTAAAAGTTCCTCTTCCTTTAGCTATTATTATAGGATTTGGTATAGCAGTTTTGATTTTCTTTTTTGTAAAACCTTTGATAGCTAAAAAAGCACAATCTTTAGCAAATGAAAGAGAATCTATAAATATATTATTTACTATTCCATTAATTTTTAGTGCAGCTTTACTTAGTTTTGCTCACGGTGCAAATGACGTAGCAAATGCTGTTGGGCCACTAGCTGGAATTAGTGATGCTATAATGAGTGGAGAATTTGCAAAAAAAGCTCCTATTCCTTTTTGGGTTATGCTTGTTGGAGCTCTTGGTATCTCAATTGGTCTTGCACTATATGGTCCAAAGCTTATTAGAAAAGTTGGTAGCGAGATAACTGAACTTGATCAAATAAGAGCTTTTTGTATAGCTCTTGCAGCTGCAATTACTGTTATAGTTGCTTCAGCTTTAGGACTTCCAGTTAGTTCAACCCATATTGCTGTTGGTGGTGTATTTGGAGTAGGATTTTTAAGAGAATATCTTTTAAGACTTGAAGAGAAAGAGAAAAAAACTGAAGAGGAGCTTGTAGAGGAGTTTAAAGAGGCTCATCTTGAAAAAGAGATGGAAAAACTACAGGAGTATGAAAGAGCATTGGAATCTTTAGGAGATCTTAAAAAAGCAGATCCTTTTGTTGTAAAAGCTTTAATAGAAAAAATAAATAGAGAAAAAGAGGTTATAGCAAAACTAGAGCATGGAGAGATCAAGCTTACAAAAATAGAGAAAAAAGCTTTAAAAGCAGTTAAAAAATATGAACTTGTTAAAAGAAGTGCTTTAAAAATGATAGTTGCTGCATGGCTCATCACCGTTCCTGCTGCGGCAATTTTAGCAGCTATGATATATTTTATGATAAGGGGGATACTACTTCCTTGA
- a CDS encoding YebC/PmpR family DNA-binding transcriptional regulator, translating to MAGHNKWSKVKHIKAKEDAKKGKIFTKAVKDIMTAVRDGGPNPETNAALRLAIERAKAVSMPQDNIKRAIDKASGNLPGVKYEEITYEGYGPGGVAIMVECLTDNKNRTVAEVRHAFNKMGGSLGTSGSVAWMFDKKGVISVERSDKDDEIMEAALEAGASDILEFDEVLVIETEPADFNNVLQAIEKTGAKILESSVGLVANNETDVSDETAEKVEKLIDMLEENDDVQNVYHNMK from the coding sequence ATGGCAGGACACAATAAATGGTCAAAAGTTAAACATATTAAAGCAAAAGAGGATGCTAAAAAAGGAAAAATTTTTACAAAAGCAGTTAAAGATATTATGACAGCAGTCCGTGACGGAGGTCCAAATCCTGAAACAAATGCCGCTTTAAGACTAGCGATTGAGAGAGCAAAAGCTGTTTCTATGCCACAGGACAATATAAAAAGAGCAATTGATAAAGCAAGCGGAAATCTTCCGGGTGTAAAATATGAAGAGATTACTTATGAAGGATATGGACCTGGTGGAGTTGCTATTATGGTTGAATGTTTGACAGATAATAAAAATAGAACGGTTGCTGAAGTTAGACACGCATTTAATAAAATGGGCGGAAGTTTAGGAACTAGCGGAAGTGTTGCTTGGATGTTTGATAAAAAAGGTGTTATTTCAGTTGAGAGAAGCGACAAAGATGATGAGATTATGGAAGCAGCACTTGAAGCTGGAGCAAGCGATATACTTGAATTTGATGAAGTCTTAGTTATAGAAACTGAGCCTGCAGATTTTAATAATGTATTGCAAGCTATTGAAAAAACGGGAGCAAAAATTTTAGAAAGTAGTGTGGGCTTAGTTGCAAACAATGAAACAGATGTAAGTGATGAAACTGCTGAAAAAGTTGAAAAATTAATAGATATGCTTGAAGAAAATGATGATGTGCAAAATGTTTATCATAATATGAAGTAA
- a CDS encoding peptidylprolyl isomerase: protein MKNVLVKGLVALSLTATLMMGAEILATVNGKQITKADVNSILKSAGITFDQLRPDLKKKVVEQAIERELLKEYAIKSGIEKDPEYKKALEKIKKDLAMEIWMKKQFDSIKVTDKEAEDFYKKNITKFKKPETVHARHILVKSEEEAKKIIQELEKTPKDKLKEKFIELAKTKSVGPSGKNGGDLGYFGPKQMVKPFSEAAFKLNVGEFTKTPVRTQFGYHIIYVEDKKPSSTIPFADIKDKIKQQIKMQKFQEIVSKKAQELKKSAEIKTNI, encoded by the coding sequence ATGAAAAATGTCTTAGTAAAGGGTTTAGTTGCATTATCTTTGACTGCAACATTGATGATGGGTGCTGAAATTTTAGCAACAGTAAATGGTAAACAGATAACAAAAGCAGATGTTAACTCTATTTTAAAATCTGCTGGAATTACTTTTGATCAATTAAGACCAGATTTAAAGAAAAAAGTTGTAGAACAAGCAATTGAAAGAGAGCTTTTAAAAGAGTATGCTATAAAAAGCGGCATAGAAAAAGATCCAGAGTATAAAAAGGCTCTCGAAAAAATTAAAAAAGATCTTGCTATGGAAATATGGATGAAAAAGCAGTTTGATTCCATAAAAGTCACAGATAAAGAAGCTGAAGATTTTTATAAGAAAAATATCACAAAATTTAAAAAACCAGAAACTGTCCACGCAAGACATATCTTAGTAAAAAGTGAAGAGGAAGCGAAAAAAATAATTCAAGAGTTAGAAAAAACTCCAAAAGATAAATTGAAAGAGAAATTTATCGAACTTGCTAAAACAAAATCTGTTGGGCCAAGTGGAAAAAATGGTGGAGATTTAGGATATTTTGGTCCTAAACAGATGGTAAAACCTTTTAGCGAAGCAGCTTTTAAATTAAACGTTGGAGAATTTACAAAAACTCCTGTTAGAACACAATTTGGATATCATATAATTTATGTTGAAGATAAAAAACCTTCTTCTACTATTCCTTTTGCTGATATCAAAGATAAAATTAAACAGCAAATAAAAATGCAAAAATTTCAAGAAATTGTTTCTAAAAAAGCTCAAGAACTTAAAAAAAGTGCAGAAATTAAGACAAATATATAA
- the nth gene encoding endonuclease III: MVLRNKKEIEEIRKRLLKHYPAAHTELIYHNLYELLVDVILSAQCTDKRVNQITPALFKKYPDIKTLAKANVDDVRELIKTCSFYNNKAKNLVAMAKMVMEKYNGKIPEDEKELVKLPGVGRKTAHVIMIEYFKKNLMAVDTHVFRVAHRLKLSDAKTREGTEKDLVEAFKTDLNDIHQALVLFGRYICKAKNPKCEECFLYDLCDSKDKKEIKKS, encoded by the coding sequence ATGGTTCTAAGAAATAAAAAAGAGATAGAAGAGATAAGAAAGAGACTATTAAAGCATTATCCTGCTGCTCATACTGAACTTATATATCATAACCTTTATGAACTATTAGTTGATGTAATTTTATCAGCACAATGTACAGATAAAAGAGTAAATCAAATAACTCCCGCCCTTTTTAAAAAATATCCCGATATAAAAACTCTCGCAAAAGCAAATGTTGATGATGTAAGAGAGCTTATCAAAACATGCTCCTTTTATAACAATAAAGCAAAAAATCTAGTAGCTATGGCAAAAATGGTTATGGAAAAGTATAACGGAAAAATTCCTGAAGATGAAAAAGAGTTAGTAAAACTTCCAGGTGTTGGTAGAAAAACTGCTCATGTTATAATGATAGAGTATTTCAAAAAAAATCTTATGGCAGTTGATACACATGTTTTTAGAGTTGCTCACAGACTAAAACTAAGTGATGCGAAAACAAGAGAAGGAACAGAAAAAGATCTTGTTGAAGCTTTTAAAACTGATTTAAATGATATTCATCAAGCTCTGGTTTTATTTGGAAGATATATATGCAAGGCTAAAAATCCAAAATGTGAAGAATGTTTTTTATATGATTTATGTGATAGTAAAGATAAAAAAGAGATTAAAAAGAGTTAA
- a CDS encoding SPL family radical SAM protein, with protein MIYDFENKIKNTLFFNLPKNSREFLKNKAYEYRLTFNELKQLIEIAIDLNMWDEGDLKDLWIDGDKKKILKEIKEKYEIIRSKLKSYKNFEIDKEKTHKIKFQNIDKKLGFGMCPVASPKTRCCNLWTLDMVESCGFDCSYCSIQSFYNEDTITFNTNLKEKLLSLKLDKDEIYHIGTGQSSDSLMWGNRGGVLEALIEFAKKNPNVILELKTKSDNVKYLLENDYPPNIITTWSLNPESIIEKEERLTSSLNDRLEAAKKIHDKNRLVGFHFHPMIWYENWQKEYGEIFDRLLKDFDPNRIAMVSLGTLTFIKPVIKKLRKRAFKSKILQMPLVDAAGKLSYPLEIKEKLFKFAYESLKPWHKKVFFYMCMEDHSLWKKVFGYEYPTNESFELDMKYSYLSKIKNLG; from the coding sequence TTGATATATGATTTTGAAAACAAAATAAAAAACACTCTTTTTTTTAATCTACCAAAGAATAGTAGAGAATTTTTAAAAAATAAAGCCTATGAATATAGGCTAACTTTTAATGAATTAAAACAGCTTATAGAAATTGCAATAGATTTAAATATGTGGGATGAGGGGGACTTAAAAGATTTATGGATTGATGGAGATAAAAAGAAGATATTAAAAGAGATAAAAGAAAAATATGAAATAATTAGATCAAAACTAAAAAGCTATAAAAATTTTGAAATAGATAAGGAAAAAACTCATAAAATTAAATTCCAAAATATTGATAAAAAGCTCGGGTTTGGTATGTGTCCAGTGGCATCTCCCAAGACTAGATGCTGCAATCTTTGGACACTTGATATGGTTGAATCTTGTGGATTTGATTGTAGCTACTGCTCAATTCAAAGTTTTTATAACGAAGATACAATAACTTTCAATACAAACTTAAAAGAAAAACTACTAAGTTTAAAACTTGATAAAGATGAGATTTATCATATAGGAACTGGTCAAAGCAGCGATAGTTTAATGTGGGGAAATAGAGGGGGTGTATTAGAGGCACTGATTGAGTTTGCCAAAAAAAATCCAAATGTTATATTGGAGCTTAAAACAAAAAGTGATAATGTAAAATACTTATTAGAAAATGATTATCCACCAAATATTATAACTACATGGAGTTTAAATCCAGAGTCAATTATAGAAAAAGAAGAAAGACTCACTTCTTCACTTAATGATAGATTGGAAGCTGCAAAAAAAATCCATGATAAAAATAGACTTGTAGGATTTCATTTCCATCCAATGATATGGTATGAGAATTGGCAAAAAGAGTATGGTGAAATTTTTGATAGATTATTAAAAGATTTTGATCCAAATAGAATTGCTATGGTTAGCCTTGGAACTTTAACTTTTATAAAACCTGTGATAAAAAAACTTAGAAAAAGAGCTTTTAAATCAAAAATTTTACAGATGCCACTTGTTGATGCTGCAGGAAAACTCTCTTATCCTTTAGAGATAAAAGAAAAACTTTTTAAATTTGCATATGAATCTTTAAAACCTTGGCATAAAAAAGTATTTTTTTATATGTGCATGGAAGATCACTCTTTATGGAAGAAAGTTTTTGGATATGAGTATCCAACAAATGAGAGTTTTGAACTTGATATGAAATATAGCTATCTATCAAAAATAAAAAATCTTGGATAA
- the fbaA gene encoding class II fructose-bisphosphate aldolase, producing the protein MGVMSFLKPGVVWGDDLLKLYEYAKEHSFALPAINVVGTDSINAVMEAAREANSPIIIQLSNGGAHFWAGKGLSNDGQKAAILGAISAAKHVHILAEHYGVSVVLHTDHAARKLLPWIDGLLAAGEEYYKTHGKPLFSSHMLDLSEEPLEDNISTCEEYLKRMAPLGMSLEIELGVTGGEEDGVDNTGIENSRLYTQPSEVAEAYERLSKISPYFTIAASFGNVHGVYKPGHVKLEPIILKNSQEYIKEKFNIEKDKPVSFVFHGGSGSELSKIHEAIDYGVVKMNIDTDTQWAFWEGVKNYIEKYRDYLQSQIGNPEGEDKPNKKYYDPRKWLREGEISMKQRVLKAYEDLRSLNVN; encoded by the coding sequence ATGGGTGTTATGAGCTTTTTAAAGCCTGGCGTAGTTTGGGGTGATGATCTTTTAAAGCTTTATGAATATGCAAAAGAGCACTCTTTTGCACTGCCTGCAATAAATGTTGTAGGAACAGATTCAATAAATGCAGTTATGGAAGCAGCACGTGAGGCTAATTCTCCTATAATTATTCAACTTAGCAATGGTGGTGCTCATTTTTGGGCTGGAAAAGGATTGAGTAATGATGGACAAAAAGCAGCAATTTTAGGGGCAATTAGCGCAGCAAAACATGTACATATTTTAGCTGAGCACTATGGAGTTTCAGTGGTACTACATACAGATCATGCAGCAAGAAAGCTTCTCCCTTGGATTGATGGACTTTTAGCTGCAGGAGAAGAGTATTATAAAACACATGGTAAACCTCTTTTTAGCTCACATATGCTTGATTTGAGTGAAGAGCCTCTTGAAGATAATATTTCAACTTGCGAAGAGTATCTAAAAAGAATGGCACCACTTGGAATGAGTTTAGAAATTGAACTTGGTGTTACTGGTGGTGAAGAGGATGGTGTGGATAATACAGGAATAGAAAACTCAAGATTATATACACAACCAAGTGAAGTAGCTGAAGCTTATGAGAGACTTAGCAAAATCAGTCCATATTTTACAATAGCAGCATCTTTTGGAAATGTTCATGGAGTTTATAAACCTGGACATGTAAAATTGGAGCCGATTATTTTGAAAAATTCTCAAGAATACATAAAAGAGAAATTTAATATAGAAAAAGATAAGCCTGTAAGTTTTGTATTTCATGGTGGTAGTGGAAGTGAATTATCTAAAATTCATGAAGCAATAGATTATGGTGTTGTAAAAATGAATATTGATACAGATACTCAATGGGCGTTTTGGGAAGGTGTTAAAAATTATATAGAAAAATATAGAGACTATCTTCAATCGCAAATAGGAAATCCTGAAGGTGAAGATAAGCCTAATAAAAAATATTATGATCCAAGAAAATGGCTAAGAGAAGGTGAAATATCTATGAAGCAAAGAGTACTAAAAGCTTATGAAGATCTTCGTAGTTTAAATGTTAACTAA
- the hisD gene encoding histidinol dehydrogenase: MKILYSTDKNFKEEFETILKRAEVDIENVTPIVMQIIKEIKNEGNSALFRHIAKFDRWEPKNSKDLMIDPNLMKKAYENLDSKLKAALHLAYDRIKSYHEKQLPKSWIDFEENGTILGQKVTPVDRAGLYIPGGKAAYPSSLLMNAIPAIVAGVKDIVVTTPTPDNEPNELLLAACYLCNIQKVYKVGGASAIAAMAYGTETIPKVDVITGPGNIFVATAKKFVFGEVNIDMVAGPSEIGILADESANAKYVAIDLLSQAEHDEMASSILITTSKELANKVSYEVDGFLKVLKRKEIVQKSIDERGAIIVAECMKEAIDLMNQIAPEHLEIMTKNPFEQLPKIKHAGAIFLGENTPEPIGDYIAGPNHTLPTGNSARFFSPLNVEHFMKKSSIISFSCQAIHDIGEAAALLAHTEGLEAHAKSVEIRLENKK; the protein is encoded by the coding sequence ATGAAGATATTATATTCAACAGATAAAAATTTTAAAGAAGAGTTTGAAACTATACTAAAAAGAGCTGAAGTAGATATTGAAAATGTGACTCCTATTGTGATGCAAATAATTAAAGAGATTAAAAATGAAGGCAATAGTGCACTTTTTAGACATATTGCAAAATTTGATAGATGGGAGCCAAAAAATAGTAAAGATTTAATGATAGATCCAAATCTTATGAAAAAAGCTTATGAAAATCTAGATAGTAAATTAAAAGCGGCTTTGCATCTAGCATATGATAGAATTAAATCATATCATGAAAAACAGCTTCCTAAATCGTGGATAGATTTTGAAGAAAATGGCACAATTCTAGGACAAAAAGTAACTCCTGTTGATAGAGCAGGACTTTATATCCCTGGAGGAAAAGCTGCATATCCAAGTAGTTTACTTATGAATGCAATACCAGCAATTGTTGCTGGTGTAAAAGATATTGTAGTAACAACTCCAACTCCAGATAATGAGCCAAATGAACTTCTTTTAGCGGCATGTTATCTTTGTAATATCCAAAAAGTTTATAAAGTGGGTGGAGCAAGTGCAATTGCTGCTATGGCTTATGGGACTGAGACTATTCCTAAAGTTGATGTAATTACTGGTCCTGGAAATATTTTTGTTGCAACCGCTAAAAAGTTTGTTTTTGGTGAAGTAAATATAGATATGGTAGCTGGGCCAAGTGAGATAGGAATATTAGCAGATGAGAGCGCAAATGCCAAATATGTAGCAATTGATCTTTTAAGTCAAGCTGAACATGATGAGATGGCTAGTTCTATATTAATAACAACTTCAAAAGAGTTAGCTAATAAGGTATCTTATGAGGTAGATGGATTTTTAAAAGTTTTAAAAAGAAAAGAGATAGTGCAAAAATCTATAGATGAAAGGGGAGCAATAATTGTTGCAGAGTGCATGAAAGAAGCTATTGATTTAATGAACCAAATTGCACCAGAACATCTTGAAATTATGACGAAAAATCCTTTTGAGCAACTTCCAAAAATAAAACATGCTGGAGCAATATTTTTAGGAGAAAATACACCTGAACCAATTGGAGACTATATTGCAGGACCAAATCATACCCTTCCTACTGGAAATAGTGCAAGATTTTTTAGTCCATTAAATGTTGAACATTTCATGAAAAAAAGTTCAATTATTTCTTTTTCTTGTCAGGCTATTCACGATATTGGAGAGGCTGCAGCACTTCTTGCTCATACTGAAGGATTAGAAGCTCATGCAAAATCTGTTGAGATAAGATTGGAGAATAAAAAATAG